From a single Pseudomonas serboccidentalis genomic region:
- the murD gene encoding UDP-N-acetylmuramoyl-L-alanine--D-glutamate ligase, with product MSLIASDHFRIVVGLGKSGMSLVRFLANRGVSFAVADTRDNPPELATLKRDYPHVEVRCGELDVEFLCRADELYVSPGLALATPALQAAAARGVKMSGDIELFARNARAPIVAITGSNAKSTVTTLVGEMAAAAGKRVAVGGNLGTPALELLSDDVELYVMELSSFQLETTDQLNAEVATVLNISEDHMDRYSGLPAYHLAKHRIFRGAKQFVVNRQDALSRPLIGEGQPCWTFGLNKPDFKAFGLREENGEKYLAFEFQNLMPVRELKVRGAHNQANALAALALGHAVGLPFDAMLDALRNFTGLEHRCQWVRDLDGVGYYNDSKATNVGAALAAIEGLGADIDGKVILIAGGDGKGAEFNDLRDPVAANCRAVILMGRDSDKIGAAIGDAVPLIRATSLVDAVEQCRAVAQPGDVVLLSPACASFDMFKNYEDRGHQFVRAVEDLA from the coding sequence GTGTCTCTGATCGCTTCTGACCACTTCCGCATCGTTGTCGGCCTCGGCAAGAGCGGCATGTCCCTGGTTCGCTTCCTGGCGAACCGGGGCGTGTCGTTTGCCGTCGCCGATACGCGGGACAATCCACCGGAACTGGCCACGCTCAAGCGTGACTATCCGCACGTGGAAGTGCGTTGTGGCGAGCTGGACGTCGAATTCCTGTGCCGTGCCGACGAGCTCTACGTGAGCCCCGGCCTGGCGCTGGCGACCCCGGCCCTGCAAGCCGCTGCGGCCCGTGGCGTGAAAATGTCCGGCGACATCGAGCTGTTCGCGCGTAACGCACGGGCGCCGATCGTGGCCATTACCGGTTCCAACGCGAAAAGCACCGTCACCACCCTGGTCGGCGAGATGGCGGCTGCGGCCGGCAAACGCGTCGCGGTGGGCGGCAACCTCGGTACGCCGGCGCTTGAGTTGCTCAGCGACGACGTCGAGCTGTACGTGATGGAGCTGTCGAGCTTCCAGCTGGAAACCACCGACCAGCTCAACGCCGAAGTGGCCACCGTACTCAACATCAGCGAAGACCACATGGACCGCTACAGCGGCCTGCCGGCGTACCACCTGGCCAAGCACCGGATTTTCCGTGGGGCGAAGCAGTTCGTGGTCAACCGCCAGGACGCGCTCAGCCGTCCGTTGATCGGCGAAGGTCAGCCATGCTGGACCTTCGGTCTGAACAAGCCGGATTTCAAAGCCTTCGGCCTGCGTGAAGAAAACGGCGAGAAATACCTGGCCTTCGAATTCCAGAACCTGATGCCGGTGCGCGAACTGAAAGTGCGCGGTGCGCACAACCAGGCCAACGCCCTCGCGGCGCTGGCGCTCGGTCATGCGGTCGGTCTGCCGTTCGACGCCATGCTGGATGCGCTGCGCAACTTCACCGGCCTCGAACATCGCTGCCAGTGGGTTCGTGATCTGGACGGCGTCGGCTACTACAACGATTCCAAGGCCACCAACGTCGGTGCGGCGCTCGCGGCTATCGAAGGCCTGGGTGCGGACATCGACGGCAAGGTCATTCTGATCGCCGGTGGCGACGGCAAAGGCGCCGAGTTCAACGACTTGCGTGATCCGGTGGCGGCCAACTGCCGCGCCGTGATCCTGATGGGTCGTGATTCCGACAAGATCGGCGCCGCCATCGGCGACGCTGTGCCGCTGATTCGCGCCACGTCGCTGGTCGACGCCGTCGAGCAATGCCGTGCGGTCGCCCAACCAGGTGACGTGGTGCTGCTGTCGCCGGCCTGCGCCAGTTTCGACATGTTCAAGAATTACGAAGACCGTGGTCACCAGTTCGTCCGCGCCGTGGAGGATCTGGCATGA
- the mraZ gene encoding division/cell wall cluster transcriptional repressor MraZ gives MFRGANAISLDAKGRLAMPSRYRDELVSRSSGQLIVTIDAVDPCLCVYPLDEWEIIETKLRALPSLREENRRLQRLLIGNAVDLELDGSGRFLVPPRLREYAKLDKRAMLVGQLNKFQLWDEDAWNAVSAADLAAIQQPGAMPDELRDLIL, from the coding sequence GTGTTTCGCGGAGCTAACGCTATCAGTCTCGATGCAAAGGGCCGTCTCGCCATGCCGAGCCGGTACCGTGACGAGCTCGTTTCGCGTAGTTCCGGCCAATTGATCGTGACCATTGATGCCGTTGATCCATGCCTGTGTGTCTACCCGCTCGACGAGTGGGAAATTATTGAAACCAAGTTGCGTGCACTCCCTTCGCTTCGCGAAGAGAACCGTCGCCTGCAACGTTTATTGATTGGTAATGCCGTCGACCTCGAACTCGATGGCAGTGGTCGTTTTCTGGTTCCACCGCGTCTGCGCGAATACGCCAAGCTGGACAAGCGCGCGATGCTGGTAGGCCAACTGAACAAGTTCCAACTGTGGGACGAGGATGCATGGAACGCGGTATCTGCCGCTGACCTTGCTGCTATTCAACAACCGGGCGCCATGCCTGACGAACTGCGTGATTTGATCCTGTGA
- a CDS encoding UDP-N-acetylmuramoyl-tripeptide--D-alanyl-D-alanine ligase — MLKALTLSELSNVLDARLVSSDASFDGVSIDSRAIKPGQLFIALTGPRFDGHDYLNEVAGKGAVAALVEREVPDSTLPQLLVKDTRQALGQLGALNRAAFTQPVAAITGSSGKTTVKEMLASILRTRGPVLATRGNLNNDLGAPLTLLELAPEHTAAVIELGASRLGEIAYTVGLTRPHVAILNNAGTAHVGEFGGPEKIVEAKGEIIDGLAADGVAVLNLDDKAFGIWKTRAGARKVLTFSLSNSQADFYASDLSTDARGCPAFKLHTPEGVEHVQLNLLGTHNVANAMAAAAAAHALGVSLFGIATGLGAVQPVKGRTVAQLARNGMRVIDDTYNANPTSMCAAVDILAGFSGRTVLVLGDIGELGDWAEQGHRDVGEYARGKVSALYAVGPNMVHAVNAFGKEAHHFGTQAELIQALDAEQDTNTTILIKGSRSAAMENIVAALCGSSLEKH, encoded by the coding sequence ATGCTTAAGGCCCTGACATTGAGCGAACTGAGCAACGTGCTCGACGCACGTCTGGTCAGCAGCGATGCCAGTTTCGACGGCGTCAGCATCGACAGCCGCGCGATCAAGCCCGGGCAGTTGTTCATTGCCCTGACCGGTCCGCGTTTCGACGGTCATGACTACCTGAACGAGGTTGCCGGCAAAGGCGCCGTCGCGGCGCTGGTCGAGCGCGAAGTGCCCGACAGCACCTTGCCGCAATTGCTGGTCAAGGATACCCGTCAGGCCCTCGGCCAGTTGGGGGCGTTGAACCGTGCCGCGTTCACACAGCCGGTCGCTGCCATCACCGGCTCCAGCGGCAAGACCACGGTCAAGGAGATGCTGGCGAGCATCCTGCGTACGCGTGGGCCGGTACTCGCTACCCGTGGCAACCTGAACAATGATCTGGGCGCACCGCTGACCCTGCTCGAACTGGCCCCGGAACATACCGCGGCCGTGATCGAACTGGGTGCCTCGCGCCTGGGCGAAATCGCCTACACCGTCGGGTTGACCCGGCCGCATGTGGCGATTCTGAACAATGCCGGCACCGCACACGTCGGTGAATTCGGCGGCCCGGAAAAAATCGTCGAAGCCAAAGGCGAGATCATCGACGGGCTGGCGGCGGATGGCGTTGCCGTGCTCAACCTCGACGACAAGGCCTTCGGTATCTGGAAGACCCGCGCCGGCGCACGCAAGGTGCTGACCTTCTCCCTGAGCAATTCTCAGGCAGATTTCTACGCCAGTGACCTGAGCACCGACGCCCGTGGTTGCCCGGCCTTCAAACTGCATACACCTGAAGGTGTCGAGCACGTTCAGTTGAACCTGCTCGGCACGCATAACGTCGCCAACGCCATGGCTGCTGCCGCTGCCGCTCACGCCTTGGGCGTGTCGCTGTTCGGCATTGCCACCGGGCTTGGCGCCGTGCAACCGGTCAAGGGTCGCACCGTCGCGCAACTGGCGAGAAACGGCATGCGCGTGATCGATGACACTTACAACGCAAACCCCACCTCCATGTGCGCTGCCGTTGATATACTCGCCGGCTTTTCCGGCCGCACCGTCCTGGTGCTCGGAGATATCGGCGAGTTGGGCGACTGGGCGGAGCAGGGGCACCGCGACGTGGGCGAGTACGCCCGGGGCAAGGTTTCCGCGCTTTACGCGGTCGGACCGAACATGGTTCACGCCGTAAACGCATTCGGTAAAGAGGCGCATCACTTCGGCACGCAAGCCGAACTGATCCAGGCCCTCGACGCCGAGCAGGACACAAACACCACCATTTTGATCAAGGGTTCGCGCAGTGCAGCGATGGAAAACATCGTTGCGGCTCTGTGCGGGTCCAGTCTGGAGAAACATTAA
- the mraY gene encoding phospho-N-acetylmuramoyl-pentapeptide-transferase, protein MLLLLAEYLQQFYKGFAVFQYLTLRGILGVLTALVLSLCYGPWMIRTLQKRQIGQSVRNDGPQSHLSKSGTPTMGGALILSSIGVSTLLWADLSNRYVWVVLLVTLLFGAIGWVDDYRKVIEKNSRGLPSRWKYFWQSVFGLGAAIFLYMTATTPVETTLILPMLKDYSIPLGAGFIVLTYFVIVGSSNAVNLTDGLDGLAIMPTVMVGGGLGIFCYLSGNVKFAEYLLIPYVPGAGELIVFCGALIGAGLGFLWFNTYPAQVFMGDVGALALGAALGTIAVIVRQEIVLFIMGGVFVMETLSVVIQVASFKLTGRRVFRMAPIHHHFELKGWPEPRVIVRFWIITVILVLIGLATLKLR, encoded by the coding sequence ATGCTGCTGCTGCTAGCGGAGTATCTGCAACAGTTCTACAAAGGCTTCGCGGTCTTCCAGTACCTGACCCTGCGCGGGATCCTCGGTGTGCTGACTGCGCTGGTCTTGTCGCTGTGCTATGGCCCGTGGATGATCCGCACCCTGCAGAAGCGTCAGATCGGCCAGTCCGTTCGCAATGACGGCCCGCAATCGCACCTGTCCAAGTCGGGTACACCGACCATGGGCGGCGCACTGATTCTGTCCTCCATCGGTGTCAGCACCCTGCTGTGGGCTGACCTGAGCAACCGCTACGTGTGGGTCGTATTGTTGGTGACCCTGCTGTTCGGCGCCATCGGCTGGGTCGACGACTACCGCAAGGTGATCGAGAAGAACTCCCGTGGCCTGCCAAGCCGCTGGAAATATTTCTGGCAATCGGTGTTTGGTCTGGGCGCGGCGATCTTCCTTTATATGACCGCTACCACGCCGGTGGAAACCACGCTGATCCTGCCGATGCTCAAGGACTACAGCATTCCGCTGGGTGCCGGTTTCATCGTGCTGACCTACTTCGTGATCGTCGGTTCGAGCAATGCGGTCAACCTGACTGACGGCCTCGACGGCCTGGCAATCATGCCAACCGTGATGGTCGGCGGTGGCCTGGGCATTTTCTGCTACCTGTCGGGTAACGTGAAATTCGCCGAATACCTGCTGATCCCTTACGTGCCGGGCGCGGGCGAACTGATCGTGTTCTGCGGCGCGTTGATCGGTGCCGGCCTCGGTTTCCTGTGGTTCAACACCTATCCGGCGCAAGTGTTCATGGGCGACGTCGGTGCACTGGCGCTGGGCGCGGCACTGGGCACCATCGCGGTGATAGTGCGTCAGGAAATCGTGCTGTTCATCATGGGCGGTGTGTTCGTGATGGAAACCCTGTCCGTGGTTATCCAGGTTGCTTCCTTCAAGCTGACCGGTCGCCGTGTGTTCCGCATGGCACCGATTCACCACCACTTTGAACTCAAGGGCTGGCCCGAGCCACGCGTGATCGTCCGTTTCTGGATCATCACCGTGATTCTCGTGCTGATCGGCCTTGCCACCCTGAAGCTGAGGTAG
- a CDS encoding UDP-N-acetylmuramoyl-L-alanyl-D-glutamate--2,6-diaminopimelate ligase → MSLSLNKIFPHAGHDLLIRELALDSRNVRAGDLFLAVPGGKFDGRAHIADALQRGAAAVAYEVEGATVLPITEVPLIPVKGLAAQLSDIAGRFYGEPSRHLNLVGVTGTNGKTSVTQLVAQALDLLGQHCGIVGTLGSGFYGALQSGLHTTPNPIAVQATLADLKKAGAKAVAMEVSSHGLDQGRVTALAFDVAVMTNLSRDHLDYHGTMQAYAEAKAKLFAWNDLKCRVVNLDDDFGRQLAAEKRDSRLISYSLLDSSAYLYCREAQFDDHGVRATLVTPQGEHHLRSTLLGRFNLSNVLAAVGALLGLDYALDEILKVLPKLEGPAGRMQRLGGGTQPLVVVDYAHTPDALEKVLTALRPHVKGQLLCLFGCGGDRDRGKRPLMAEVVERLADRVLVTDDNPRTEDPAQIFDDIRAGFTAVDKVTFVAGRGQAIAQLIAGASADDVIVLAGKGHEDYQEINGERHDFSDLVEADHALTAWEVAHA, encoded by the coding sequence ATGTCTCTGAGTCTGAACAAGATATTTCCCCACGCCGGCCACGATCTGTTGATCCGTGAATTGGCGCTGGACAGCCGCAACGTACGCGCCGGTGATTTGTTCCTCGCCGTGCCGGGCGGCAAATTCGATGGCCGTGCGCACATCGCCGATGCCTTGCAGCGCGGCGCGGCGGCGGTTGCCTACGAAGTGGAAGGCGCCACCGTGCTGCCGATCACCGAAGTGCCGTTGATTCCGGTCAAGGGTCTGGCTGCGCAGCTGTCCGACATTGCCGGGCGTTTTTATGGCGAGCCGAGTCGTCACCTGAACCTGGTCGGCGTCACAGGCACCAACGGCAAAACCAGCGTGACCCAACTGGTCGCGCAGGCACTGGATCTGCTCGGTCAGCATTGCGGCATTGTCGGGACTCTGGGTTCCGGCTTCTATGGCGCGCTGCAAAGCGGTCTGCACACCACGCCGAACCCGATTGCCGTGCAAGCCACCCTGGCCGACCTGAAAAAGGCCGGGGCCAAAGCCGTGGCCATGGAAGTTTCGTCCCACGGTCTGGATCAGGGCCGGGTCACCGCGTTGGCGTTCGACGTGGCGGTGATGACCAACCTGTCCCGCGATCACCTGGATTATCACGGCACCATGCAAGCGTACGCCGAGGCCAAGGCCAAGCTGTTCGCCTGGAATGACTTGAAGTGCCGGGTGGTCAACCTCGACGACGATTTCGGCCGGCAACTGGCCGCTGAAAAACGTGACTCGCGTCTGATCAGCTACAGCCTGCTCGACAGCAGCGCCTACCTTTATTGCCGTGAAGCGCAGTTCGATGATCACGGCGTGCGCGCCACGCTGGTCACGCCACAAGGCGAGCATCATCTGCGCAGCACACTGCTCGGCCGTTTCAATCTGAGCAACGTGCTGGCAGCCGTCGGCGCCTTGCTCGGTCTGGACTATGCCCTCGACGAAATTCTCAAGGTGCTGCCGAAACTCGAAGGCCCGGCCGGACGCATGCAGCGTCTGGGTGGCGGTACTCAGCCGCTGGTGGTGGTCGATTACGCCCACACCCCGGATGCCCTGGAAAAAGTTCTGACCGCGCTGCGCCCACACGTCAAAGGCCAGTTGCTGTGCCTGTTCGGCTGCGGCGGTGACCGCGATCGTGGCAAGCGTCCGCTGATGGCCGAAGTGGTCGAGCGTCTGGCTGACCGCGTACTGGTCACCGATGACAACCCGCGCACGGAAGATCCGGCGCAGATTTTCGATGACATCCGCGCAGGCTTCACCGCTGTGGATAAAGTCACCTTCGTTGCCGGTCGTGGTCAGGCGATTGCCCAGTTGATCGCCGGTGCTTCGGCGGATGACGTGATTGTCCTGGCCGGTAAAGGCCACGAGGACTATCAGGAAATCAACGGCGAGCGTCACGATTTCTCCGATCTGGTCGAAGCCGATCATGCCCTCACTGCATGGGAGGTGGCCCATGCTTAA
- the rsmI gene encoding 16S rRNA (cytidine(1402)-2'-O)-methyltransferase, with protein MPAFTDHEVCALTAPGPLNSAAGSLYVVATPIGNLDDISARALKILREVALIAAEDTRHSARLMQHFGIATPLAACHEHNERDEGSRFITRLLAGDNVALISDAGTPLISDPGYHLVRQARAAGINVVPVPGACALIAALSAAGLPSDRFIFEGFLPAKSVGRKARLEAVKEEPRTLIFYEAPHRILECLQDMEAVFGGERQALLAREITKTFETLKGLPLAELRAFVESDSNQQRGECVVLVAGWSAPESEDAVSSEAMRILDLLLEEMPLKRAAALAAQITGERKNVLYQVALDKQKGE; from the coding sequence ATGCCGGCTTTTACCGATCATGAGGTGTGCGCTTTGACTGCTCCAGGTCCTTTGAATTCCGCTGCTGGCTCGCTTTATGTGGTGGCGACGCCCATCGGCAACCTGGACGACATCAGCGCCCGGGCCCTGAAAATCCTTCGCGAAGTAGCGCTGATCGCCGCTGAAGATACGCGTCACTCGGCGCGGTTGATGCAGCACTTCGGGATTGCCACGCCGTTGGCCGCGTGCCATGAGCACAACGAGCGTGATGAAGGTAGCCGTTTTATTACCCGCTTGCTGGCGGGCGACAACGTTGCGCTGATCTCCGATGCCGGTACCCCGCTGATTTCCGATCCGGGTTATCACCTGGTGCGTCAGGCGCGGGCGGCAGGGATCAATGTGGTGCCAGTACCGGGTGCCTGTGCGTTGATCGCGGCGTTGTCGGCGGCGGGGCTGCCGTCCGATCGCTTCATCTTTGAAGGGTTTCTGCCGGCCAAGTCGGTGGGGCGCAAGGCGCGTCTGGAAGCGGTCAAGGAAGAGCCGCGCACGCTGATTTTCTATGAAGCCCCGCATCGCATTCTTGAATGCCTGCAGGACATGGAGGCGGTGTTCGGCGGCGAGCGTCAGGCGTTGCTGGCCCGTGAAATCACCAAGACTTTCGAGACGCTTAAAGGTTTGCCGTTGGCCGAGCTGCGGGCGTTTGTCGAATCCGACAGCAATCAGCAGCGCGGCGAATGCGTGGTGCTGGTGGCCGGCTGGTCCGCGCCGGAGTCCGAAGACGCCGTCAGCAGCGAGGCGATGCGCATCCTTGATCTGCTGCTGGAAGAGATGCCGCTCAAGCGTGCCGCGGCGCTGGCTGCGCAAATTACCGGTGAGCGCAAAAACGTGCTGTACCAGGTCGCACTGGACAAGCAGAAGGGCGAGTAG
- the rsmH gene encoding 16S rRNA (cytosine(1402)-N(4))-methyltransferase RsmH — translation MTIDSGFNHITVLLDEAVEALAVRPDGCYLDGTFGRGGHSRLILSQLGTDGRLIGFDKDPQAIATGQTLAAEDGRFVVVQRSFAELGSEVAERGLAGKVSGILLDLGVSSPQLDDAERGFSFLNDGPLDMRMDPSRGISAAEFVNTAPVEEIARVFKEYGEERFSGRMARAVAERRDIKPFERTADLAEVLKVANPAWEKGKNPATRAFQGLRIHVNNELGDLETGLEAALDALEVGGRLVVISFHSLEDRIVKLFMRKLVKGEADNLPRNLPVRHVAFEPKIKIHGKAQTASDAELKANPRSRSAVMRVAEKLR, via the coding sequence GTGACTATTGATAGCGGCTTTAACCACATCACCGTACTGCTTGACGAAGCCGTCGAGGCTCTCGCCGTACGTCCTGATGGCTGCTATCTGGACGGTACGTTCGGGCGCGGCGGGCACAGTCGGTTGATCCTCAGCCAGCTCGGGACGGACGGTCGGCTCATCGGATTCGACAAAGATCCACAAGCGATTGCCACCGGGCAAACGCTAGCGGCCGAAGACGGCCGCTTTGTCGTTGTGCAGCGCAGCTTTGCCGAGCTGGGTTCGGAAGTGGCCGAGCGCGGTCTGGCCGGCAAGGTCAGCGGGATCCTGCTGGATCTGGGCGTGTCTTCGCCGCAGCTTGACGACGCCGAGCGCGGCTTCAGTTTTCTCAACGACGGCCCGCTGGACATGCGCATGGATCCGTCCCGAGGCATCAGCGCCGCCGAATTCGTCAACACCGCACCGGTGGAAGAAATCGCCCGGGTGTTCAAGGAATACGGCGAAGAACGTTTCTCCGGCCGGATGGCCCGTGCCGTGGCCGAGCGCCGCGATATCAAACCGTTCGAGCGCACCGCCGACCTGGCCGAAGTCTTGAAAGTCGCCAACCCGGCGTGGGAGAAGGGCAAGAACCCGGCTACCCGTGCGTTCCAGGGTTTGCGCATTCACGTCAACAACGAACTGGGCGATCTGGAAACCGGCCTCGAAGCCGCGCTGGATGCGCTGGAGGTGGGTGGCCGTCTGGTGGTCATCAGCTTCCACTCGCTGGAAGACCGCATCGTCAAGCTGTTCATGCGCAAGCTGGTGAAAGGCGAAGCCGACAACTTGCCGCGCAATCTGCCGGTTCGCCACGTGGCGTTCGAACCGAAAATCAAGATCCATGGCAAAGCGCAGACGGCCTCCGACGCCGAACTCAAAGCCAACCCACGTTCCCGTAGCGCTGTCATGCGTGTCGCGGAGAAGTTGCGGTGA
- the ftsL gene encoding cell division protein FtsL produces the protein MSKLFAKPLPGGSFIMLLLFIGVLVSAIGVSYSAHWNRQLLNTLYNELSVRDKAQAEWGRLILEQSTWTAHSRIEVLATEQLKMHIPGAADVKMVAP, from the coding sequence GTGAGCAAGCTTTTCGCCAAACCCCTGCCGGGCGGCAGCTTTATCATGCTGCTGCTGTTTATCGGCGTGCTCGTGTCGGCCATCGGCGTGTCTTACAGCGCGCACTGGAACCGCCAGTTGCTCAACACTCTTTACAACGAACTCAGCGTGCGCGACAAGGCGCAGGCCGAGTGGGGGCGCCTGATTCTCGAACAAAGTACCTGGACCGCCCACAGCCGGATCGAAGTGCTGGCCACCGAACAACTGAAAATGCACATCCCGGGCGCGGCTGACGTGAAGATGGTGGCGCCATGA
- a CDS encoding peptidoglycan D,D-transpeptidase FtsI family protein codes for MKLEGALFPWRFRLMVALLGVMVAAICWRIIDLQVVDRDFLKGQGDARSLRHIPIPAHRGLITDRNGEPLAVSTPVTTLWANAKEMQTAKEKWPALAAALGQDPKALAERLEAQANKEFIYLVRGLTPEQGQTVLDLKVPGVYGIEEFRRFYPAGEVTAHMVGFTDIDDHGREGVELAYDEWLAGVPGKRQVIKDRRGRLIKDVQVTKNAKAGKPLALSIDLRLQYLANRELRNAIIENGAKAGSLVIMDVKTGEILAMVNQPTYNPNNRRNLQPAMMRNRAMIDVFEPGSTMKAISMSAAIESGRWKPTDTVEVYPGTLQIGKYTIKDVSKSEGPVLDMTGILINSSNVGMSKVAFDIGGETIYRLAQKVGLGQDTGLGFPGERVGNLPNYRDWRKAETATLSYGYGISVTAIQLVHAFSALANNGRLAPLTLIKTDKAPQTTQVLPESVAKTMQGMLQQVIEAPRGVFRAQVPAYHVAGKSGTARKTSVGTKGYAENSYRSLFAGFGPMSDPRYAIVVVIDEPSKAGYFGGLVSAPVFSRVMSGTLRLMNVTPDNLPTTQQANATPVVPLKANGGRG; via the coding sequence ATGAAACTCGAAGGGGCACTCTTTCCGTGGCGCTTCCGTCTGATGGTGGCACTGCTTGGCGTCATGGTCGCGGCGATCTGCTGGCGCATCATCGACCTGCAAGTGGTTGACCGCGATTTCCTCAAGGGGCAGGGCGACGCGCGCAGTCTCCGTCACATTCCGATTCCGGCTCACCGTGGTCTGATCACTGACCGCAACGGCGAGCCTTTGGCCGTGAGTACCCCGGTGACCACCCTGTGGGCCAACGCCAAGGAAATGCAGACGGCCAAAGAGAAGTGGCCGGCATTGGCGGCAGCGTTGGGTCAGGATCCGAAAGCCCTGGCAGAACGCCTTGAAGCCCAGGCTAACAAAGAATTCATTTATCTGGTGCGCGGGTTGACCCCCGAGCAGGGCCAGACCGTGCTCGACCTGAAAGTGCCGGGCGTGTACGGCATCGAAGAATTCCGCCGCTTTTATCCGGCCGGTGAAGTCACCGCGCACATGGTCGGCTTTACCGACATCGACGATCACGGGCGCGAAGGCGTCGAACTGGCCTACGACGAGTGGCTGGCCGGGGTGCCGGGCAAGCGGCAGGTCATCAAGGATCGGCGCGGTCGGCTGATCAAGGATGTCCAGGTCACCAAGAACGCCAAGGCCGGCAAGCCCTTGGCGTTGTCGATTGACCTGCGTCTGCAATACCTGGCCAACCGCGAACTGCGCAACGCGATCATCGAGAACGGCGCCAAGGCCGGCAGTCTGGTGATCATGGACGTGAAGACCGGCGAGATCCTCGCCATGGTCAACCAGCCGACCTACAACCCGAACAACCGTCGCAACCTGCAACCGGCGATGATGCGTAACCGCGCGATGATCGACGTGTTTGAACCGGGTTCGACCATGAAAGCGATCTCGATGAGCGCTGCCATCGAGTCCGGCCGCTGGAAACCGACCGACACCGTCGAGGTGTATCCGGGCACGTTGCAGATCGGTAAATACACGATCAAGGACGTTTCCAAAAGCGAAGGTCCGGTGCTGGACATGACCGGTATTCTGATCAATTCCAGTAACGTCGGCATGAGTAAGGTCGCGTTCGATATCGGTGGTGAAACCATTTACCGCCTCGCACAGAAAGTCGGCCTGGGCCAGGACACCGGCCTCGGCTTCCCGGGCGAGCGCGTCGGCAACCTGCCGAACTACCGCGACTGGCGCAAGGCTGAGACTGCAACGCTGTCGTATGGCTACGGTATTTCCGTGACTGCGATTCAACTGGTGCACGCGTTCTCGGCGCTGGCCAACAACGGTCGTCTCGCGCCGCTGACCCTGATCAAAACCGACAAGGCGCCGCAGACCACCCAGGTGCTGCCGGAATCGGTCGCGAAAACCATGCAGGGCATGCTGCAGCAAGTGATCGAAGCACCGCGCGGCGTGTTCCGTGCGCAGGTGCCGGCGTATCACGTGGCTGGCAAGTCCGGTACTGCACGTAAAACATCGGTGGGCACCAAGGGCTACGCCGAAAACTCCTACCGCTCGCTGTTCGCCGGTTTCGGTCCGATGAGCGATCCTCGTTACGCCATCGTTGTGGTGATCGATGAACCGTCCAAGGCCGGCTACTTCGGTGGTCTGGTTTCGGCGCCGGTGTTCAGCCGTGTGATGTCCGGCACCCTGCGTCTGATGAACGTGACCCCGGACAACCTGCCGACCACCCAACAGGCCAACGCTACGCCGGTCGTTCCGCTGAAAGCCAATGGAGGGCGCGGCTGA